One segment of Synchiropus splendidus isolate RoL2022-P1 chromosome 4, RoL_Sspl_1.0, whole genome shotgun sequence DNA contains the following:
- the cacng7a gene encoding calcium channel, voltage-dependent, gamma subunit 7a, protein MSSFSTRALTLLSSVFGACGLLLVGLAVSTDYWLLMEEGIVLQQNQTMEVKMGLHSGLWRVCFVAGPEKGRCVASEYFTEPEIEITTENTANILKMVRTATPFPMVSLLFVFTAFIISNIGHIRPQRTILAFVSGIFFILSGLSLVVGLVLYISSINDEVMNRPREPEQFFHYHYGWSFALAASSFLLKEGAGVMSVYLFMKRYAEEEVYRPHPALYRPRMSDCSDFSGQFLHPDSWPPPQRGRSPSDVSSDISIQLTQTPPPQPPSKGGASGRQTPSSSSGPSSAASYPLQPVSSSSTSSSYPHPLHPSSTLQRASHVHSQAAGPPQSLPMVAPPAAVPPPHYHTHMRMSASPC, encoded by the exons ATGAGCTCCTTCAGCACCAGGGCTCTGACGCTGCTCTCCTCGGTGTTTGGCGCCTGCGGCCTGTTGCTGGTGGGTTTGGCCGTGTCGACCGACTACTGGCTGCTGATGGAGGAGGGCATCGTGCTCCAGCAGAACCAGACCATGGAGGTGAAGATGGGCCTCCACTCGGGCCTCTGGAGGGTCTGCTTCGTGGCAG GGCCGGAGAAGGGCAGATGTGTGGCGTCCGAGTACTTCACCGAGCCAGAGATCGAGATCACCACGGAGAACACGGCCAACATCCTCA AAATGGTTCGGACCGCGACGCCCTTCCCCATGGTGTCGCTGCTCTTCGTCTTCACCGCCTTCATCATCAGCAACATCGGACACATCCGACCACAGAGGACGATCCTCGCCTTCGTGTCCGGAATCTTCTTCATCCTGTCAG GTCTCAGTCTGGTGGTGGGTCTGGTCCTCTACATCTCCAGCATCAACGATGAAGTCATGAATCGACCCCGAGAACCCGAACAGTTTTTCCACTATCACTACGGCTGGTCCTTCGCCCTGGCTGCGTCTTCCTTTCTGCTGAAGGag GGAGCAGGAGTGATGTCCGTCTACCTCTTCATGAAACGCTACGCCGAAGAGGAGGTCTACAGGCCCCACCCGGCTCTCTACCGCCCCCGCATGTCCGACTGCAGCGACTTCAGCGGCCAGTTCCTGCACCCGGACTCCTGGCCTCCTCCGCAGCGCGGACGCAGCCCGTCCGACGTCTCCTCGGACATCTCCATCCAGCTCACCCAGACCCCGCCGCCACAGCCTCCGTCCAAAGGCGGGGCCAGCGGGCGACAGaccccttcctcttcctccggcCCTTCGTCGGCCGCCAGTTATCCGCTGCAGCCCGTGTCCTCctcgtccacctcctcctcctatcCTCACCCTCTCCATCCCAGCTCCACCCTTCAGAGGGCCTCGCACGTGCACTCTCAAGCCGCCGGACCTCCCCAGTCCCTACCGAtggtggcgccccctgctgctgttCCGCCTCCACACTATCACACGCACATGAGGATGAGCGCCTCGCCCTGCTAA
- the LOC128758052 gene encoding voltage-dependent calcium channel gamma-4 subunit-like codes for MEAKTRSMPSDISFLPRPALVWCERGIQVLLTTMGAFAAFALMTVAIGTDYWLYARAFICNSTANSTQDDNNNNNKDKKDPGALTHSGLWRICCLEGLKRGVCSQINHFPDDADYDQDAAEYLLRVVRASSIFPILSAILLLLGGVCVASSSFYKSKRNIILGGGILFVAAGLSNIIGVIVYISAALSDISPKKDEDKKWHYSYGWSFYFGGLSFILAEMVGVLAVNIYIEKNKELRCRSRTDLFKSTTHAMLRLPSYRFRRRSRSSSRSTDPPHSQETSPVGASKTFSLPPSAPPFSVATLPNPHHKSSGGSGGGGDISMYTLSRDSKLGSLGGGAPPLYGTVDRATLYQLHNYFPKDSSSSSGGGGAAGIGSGTLPSHSKSNLAAAAAAQNAAPLNTSTAAAAPTQQPPISTATMERERGNVGTLDRLTAKRDRDSNSDTLNRKTTPV; via the exons ATGGAGGCGAAAACCCGAAGCATGCCCTCAG ACATCAGCTTCCTGCCGCGGCCGGCGTTAGTCTGGTGCGAGCGCGGCATCCAGGTGCTGCTGACCACCATGGGGGCCTTCGCAGCCTTCGCCCTGATGACCGTTGCCATCGGCACCGACTACTGGCTCTACGCCCGAGCGTTCATCTGCAACAGCACCGCTAACTCCACGCaggacgacaacaacaacaacaacaaggacaAGAAAGATCCCGGGGCCCTCACCCACTCTGGACTCTGGAGGATCTGCTGTCTGGAAG GTCTGAAGCGAGGCGTGTGCTCCCAGATCAATCACTTCCCCGACGACGCCGACTACGACCAAGATGCGGCCGAGTATCTGCTGC GTGTGGTCCGAGCATCCAGTATCTTCCCCATCCTCAGCGCCATCCTGCTCTTACTCGGCGGGGTGTGTGTTGCGTCCAGCAGCTTCTACAAGAGCAAAAGGAACATCATTCTTGGTGGGGGGATTCTCTTCGTGGCAGCAG GTCTCAGCAACATCATCGGAGTGATCGTCTACATCTCGGCGGCTCTGAGTGACATTTCGCCCAAAAAAGATGAGGATAAAAAATGGCACTACTCCTACGGCTGGTCCTTTTACTTCGGAGGTCTGTCCTTCATCCTGGCTGAGATGGTCGGCGTACTCGCGGTTAATATCTACATCGAGAAGAACAAAGAGTTGCGCTGCCGGTCCCGTACCGACCTTTTCAAGAGCACCACTCACGCCATGCTGCGGCTCCCCAGTTACCGATTCAGGAGACGCTCTCGTTCCAGCTCCCGCTCCACTGACCCACCTCATTCGCAAGAGACCTCACCGGTCGGCGCCTCTAAGACCTTCAGCCTTCCGCCGTCTGCGCCACCTTTCTCAGTTGCCACGCTTCCAAACCCTCACCATAAAAGCAGTGGAGGAAGTGGTGGCGGTGGGGACATCTCCATGTACACGCTGTCTAGAGACTCAAAGCTAGGCAGCCTCGGTGGTGGGGCCCCTCCTCTCTACGGCACCGTAGACCGCGCCACCCTCTACCAGCTCCATAACTACTTCCCCAAGGattccagcagcagctctggaggaggtggagcggcCGGGATCGGGAGTGGTACGCTTCCTTCACACTCCAAATCAAACCTGGCAGCCGCGGCAGCCGCCCAGAATGCTGCGCCGTTAAATACGTCCACAGCGGCTGCTGCTCCCACCCAGCAGCCCCCGATATCAACGGCAACTATGGAGCGGGAGCGAGGGAACGTCGGAACCCTGGACCGACTGACGGCAAAAAGGGACAGGGATAGCAACTCAGATACCCTAAACAGAAAGACGACGCCGGTTTAA